One window of the Salvelinus alpinus chromosome 13, SLU_Salpinus.1, whole genome shotgun sequence genome contains the following:
- the LOC139537111 gene encoding serine/threonine-protein kinase MARK2-like isoform X8, which produces MSTRTPLLTIEHSSNQSHSESKAGGRPNMPRCRNSVATTPDEQPHIGNYRLLKTIGKGNFAKVKLARHVLTGKEVAVKIIDKTQLNSSSLQKLFREVRIMKLLNHPNIVKLFEVIETEKTLYLIMEYASGGEVFDYLVAHGRMKEKEARAKFRQIVSAVQYCHQKCIVHRDLKAENLLLDADMNIKIADFGFSNEFTMGNKLDTFCGSPPYAAPELFQGKKYDGPEVDVWSLGVILYTLVSGSLPFDGQNLKELRERVLRGKYRIPFYMSTDCENLLKKFLILNPTKRGSLEQIMKDRWMNVGHEEEELKPFIEPQPDYKDPKRTDIMLQMGYSAEEIQDSLVNQKYNEVMATYLLLDYRNSEMDECISLSMKSRPGSDLTNSNAQSPSHKVQRSTSSNQKPRRATDAGSSASKRSQGDNKHTAEDYGRKGSGTGSSTKVPPSPLATADRKRSTPTPSTNSILSTGTSRSRNSPVPERATLGVQNGMDSLTTPGSRASTASAAAVLSSSSRPRHHKSLSTSAHPTPSDIHAHRPSTAPLRVPVASPSAHNVSSSTATERSNFPRNVATRSTFSAGQQRATRDQHASTYNGPPASPSLSYGNSQARRAGGTGIFSKFTSKFVRRNLSFRFPRRSPYEGEGRDEANRPMLTTAEKLEKGTLGSAGDENKDSLSSTSTVPSTTTPGLTSKDNKPRSLRFTWSMKTTSSMEPNEMMKEIRKVLDSNSCEYELRERYMLLCVSENPARDDFVEWEMEVCKLPRLSLNGVRFKRISGTSIAFKNIASKVANELKL; this is translated from the exons ATGTCAACCCGGACGCCATTATTAACAATTGAACATTCGTCAAACCAG TCTCACTCGGAGTCCAAGGCAGGCGGGCGTCCTAATATGCCGCGGTGCCGGAATTCTGTCGCCACGACGCCAGACGAGCAGCCACACATTGGCAACTACCGGCTGCTGAAAACCATCGGCAAGGGCAACTTTGCCAAGGTCAAACTGGCTCGTCATGTCCTCACAGGGAAAGAG GTGGCTGTGAAAATCATAGACAAAACGCAGCTCAACTCTTCCAGTCTCCAAAAG CTGTTTCGTGAAGTGAGGATCATGAAGCTGCTCAATCACCCAAATATCG TTAAGTTATTTGAAGTTATTGAGACAGAGAAGACGCTGTACTTGATCATGGAGTATGCCAGTGGAG GTGAGGTGTTTGATTACCTTGTTGCTCATGggagaatgaaagagaaagaggCCAGAGCCAAATTTAGACAG ATAGTCTCAGCGGTACAGTACTGCCACCAGAAGTGCATCGTACACAGAGACCTGAAG GCAGAGAACCTACTCCTAGATGCTGACATGAACATCAAGATCGCAGACTTTGGTTTCAGCAATGAGTTCACCATGGGGAACAAGCTGGACACGTTCTGTGGCTCGCCTCCCTACGCCGCCCCAGAGCTGTTCCAGGGGAAGAAATATGACGGCCCCGAGGTGGACGTCTGGAGCCTGGGGGTCATCCTCTACACACTGGTCAGCGGATCTCTGCCTTTCGACGGACAGAACCTAAAG GAGCTGCGCGAACGGGTTCTGCGGGGGAAGTATAGAATTCCCTTCTACATGTCCACAGACTGCGAAAACCTGCTCAAGAAGTTCCTCATTCTCAACCCAACCAAGAGGGGCAGCCTGGAG CAGATCATGAAAGACCGCTGGATGAACGTAGGCCATGAGGAGGAGGAACTGAAGCCCTTCATCGAGCCCCAGCCAGACTACAAGGACCCCAAGAGGACAG ATATCATGTTGCAGATGGGCTACTCTGCGGAGGAGATCCAGGACTCGCTCGTCAACCAAAAATACAATGAAGTCATGGCCACATATCTATTACTGGATTACAGGAACTCTGAG atGGACGAATGCATCAGCCTATCAATGAAATCCCGCCCAGGAAGTGACCTCACAAACAGCAATGCCCAATCCCCTTCTCACAAGGTACAGCGCAGTACCTCATCCAATCAGAAGCCCCGGAGAGCAACAGATGCAG GTTCTTCAGCTTCTAAGCGTTCCCAGGGTGACAACAAGCACACAGCAGAGGATTATGGGAGGAAAGGTTCTGGCACTGGCAGCTCCACTAAAGTCCCTCCCAGTCCTTTAGCTACAGCAGATCGTAAGAGGAGCACCCCAACCCCCTCCACC AACAGCATCCTGTCTACTGGTACGAGTCGCAGTCGAAACTCGCCAGTCCCTGAGAGAGCCACACTTGGGGTCCAGAACGGAATGGACAG CCTAACCACCCCAGGGTCCCGCGCCTCCACAGCCTCGGCAGCCGcagttctctcttcctcctcccgccCCCGACACCACAAGTCCCTGTCCACCTCTGCCCATCCCACCCCCTCAGACATCCACGCACACCGGCCCAG CACTGCCCCTCTGAGAGTACCAGTGGCGTCTCCCTCTGCCCACAACGTCAGCAGTTCCACGGCGACTGAGCGATCCAATTTCCCCAGAAATGTGGCCACCAGAAGCACTTTCAGTGCCGGGCAGCAGAGGGCGACACGGGACCAGCATGCCTCCACCTACAATGGTCCCCCAgcatccccctccctctcctatgggaacagccagGCCCGAAGAGCTGGGGGCACTGGTATCTTCAGCAAGTTCACCTCTAAATTTGTGCGCAG AAATCTCTCATTCAGATTCCCCAGAAG GAGCCCGTATGAGGGAGAGGGTCGAGATGAGGCCAACAG ACCCATGTTGACCACTGCTGAGAAGCTGGAGAAGGGCACCCTGGGCTCTGCAGGAGACGAGAACAAGGACTCCCTGTCCTCCACCTCTACGGTGCCCAGCACCACGACCCCAGGCCTGACCTCCAAGGACAACAAGCCCCGCTCGCTGCGCTTCACCTGGAGCATGAAAACCACCTCCTCCATGGAGCCCAACGAGATGATGAAGGAGATCCGGAAGGTTCTGGACTCCAACAGTTGCGAGTATGAGCTGCGAGAGCGCTACatgctgctgtgtgtgtctgagaatcCCGCCCGTGACGACTTTGTCGAGTGGGAGATGGAGGTGTGCAAGCTGCCCCGCCTCTCCCTTAACGGGGTTCGCTTTAAGCGCATTTCTGGCACATCCATCGCCTTCAAGAACATCGCCTCCAAGGTTGCCAATGAGCTCAAACTGTGA
- the LOC139537111 gene encoding serine/threonine-protein kinase MARK2-like isoform X4 translates to MSKKKKKTPPRHLSHSESKAGGRPNMPRCRNSVATTPDEQPHIGNYRLLKTIGKGNFAKVKLARHVLTGKEVAVKIIDKTQLNSSSLQKLFREVRIMKLLNHPNIVKLFEVIETEKTLYLIMEYASGGEVFDYLVAHGRMKEKEARAKFRQIVSAVQYCHQKCIVHRDLKAENLLLDADMNIKIADFGFSNEFTMGNKLDTFCGSPPYAAPELFQGKKYDGPEVDVWSLGVILYTLVSGSLPFDGQNLKELRERVLRGKYRIPFYMSTDCENLLKKFLILNPTKRGSLEQQIMKDRWMNVGHEEEELKPFIEPQPDYKDPKRTGQHPDRAGGWKRDIMLQMGYSAEEIQDSLVNQKYNEVMATYLLLDYRNSEMDECISLSMKSRPGSDLTNSNAQSPSHKVQRSTSSNQKPRRATDAGSSASKRSQGDNKHTAEDYGRKGSGTGSSTKVPPSPLATADRKRSTPTPSTNSILSTGTSRSRNSPVPERATLGVQNGMDSLTTPGSRASTASAAAVLSSSSRPRHHKSLSTSAHPTPSDIHAHRPSTAPLRVPVASPSAHNVSSSTATERSNFPRNVATRSTFSAGQQRATRDQHASTYNGPPASPSLSYGNSQARRAGGTGIFSKFTSKFVRRNLSFRFPRRSPYEGEGRDEANRPMLTTAEKLEKGTLGSAGDENKDSLSSTSTVPSTTTPGLTSKDNKPRSLRFTWSMKTTSSMEPNEMMKEIRKVLDSNSCEYELRERYMLLCVSENPARDDFVEWEMEVCKLPRLSLNGVRFKRISGTSIAFKNIASKVANELKL, encoded by the exons atgagtaaaaaaaaaaaaaaaactccacCTAGACACCTG TCTCACTCGGAGTCCAAGGCAGGCGGGCGTCCTAATATGCCGCGGTGCCGGAATTCTGTCGCCACGACGCCAGACGAGCAGCCACACATTGGCAACTACCGGCTGCTGAAAACCATCGGCAAGGGCAACTTTGCCAAGGTCAAACTGGCTCGTCATGTCCTCACAGGGAAAGAG GTGGCTGTGAAAATCATAGACAAAACGCAGCTCAACTCTTCCAGTCTCCAAAAG CTGTTTCGTGAAGTGAGGATCATGAAGCTGCTCAATCACCCAAATATCG TTAAGTTATTTGAAGTTATTGAGACAGAGAAGACGCTGTACTTGATCATGGAGTATGCCAGTGGAG GTGAGGTGTTTGATTACCTTGTTGCTCATGggagaatgaaagagaaagaggCCAGAGCCAAATTTAGACAG ATAGTCTCAGCGGTACAGTACTGCCACCAGAAGTGCATCGTACACAGAGACCTGAAG GCAGAGAACCTACTCCTAGATGCTGACATGAACATCAAGATCGCAGACTTTGGTTTCAGCAATGAGTTCACCATGGGGAACAAGCTGGACACGTTCTGTGGCTCGCCTCCCTACGCCGCCCCAGAGCTGTTCCAGGGGAAGAAATATGACGGCCCCGAGGTGGACGTCTGGAGCCTGGGGGTCATCCTCTACACACTGGTCAGCGGATCTCTGCCTTTCGACGGACAGAACCTAAAG GAGCTGCGCGAACGGGTTCTGCGGGGGAAGTATAGAATTCCCTTCTACATGTCCACAGACTGCGAAAACCTGCTCAAGAAGTTCCTCATTCTCAACCCAACCAAGAGGGGCAGCCTGGAG CAGCAGATCATGAAAGACCGCTGGATGAACGTAGGCCATGAGGAGGAGGAACTGAAGCCCTTCATCGAGCCCCAGCCAGACTACAAGGACCCCAAGAGGACAGGTCAGCACCCCGACCGAGCGGGGGGGTGGAAGAGAG ATATCATGTTGCAGATGGGCTACTCTGCGGAGGAGATCCAGGACTCGCTCGTCAACCAAAAATACAATGAAGTCATGGCCACATATCTATTACTGGATTACAGGAACTCTGAG atGGACGAATGCATCAGCCTATCAATGAAATCCCGCCCAGGAAGTGACCTCACAAACAGCAATGCCCAATCCCCTTCTCACAAGGTACAGCGCAGTACCTCATCCAATCAGAAGCCCCGGAGAGCAACAGATGCAG GTTCTTCAGCTTCTAAGCGTTCCCAGGGTGACAACAAGCACACAGCAGAGGATTATGGGAGGAAAGGTTCTGGCACTGGCAGCTCCACTAAAGTCCCTCCCAGTCCTTTAGCTACAGCAGATCGTAAGAGGAGCACCCCAACCCCCTCCACC AACAGCATCCTGTCTACTGGTACGAGTCGCAGTCGAAACTCGCCAGTCCCTGAGAGAGCCACACTTGGGGTCCAGAACGGAATGGACAG CCTAACCACCCCAGGGTCCCGCGCCTCCACAGCCTCGGCAGCCGcagttctctcttcctcctcccgccCCCGACACCACAAGTCCCTGTCCACCTCTGCCCATCCCACCCCCTCAGACATCCACGCACACCGGCCCAG CACTGCCCCTCTGAGAGTACCAGTGGCGTCTCCCTCTGCCCACAACGTCAGCAGTTCCACGGCGACTGAGCGATCCAATTTCCCCAGAAATGTGGCCACCAGAAGCACTTTCAGTGCCGGGCAGCAGAGGGCGACACGGGACCAGCATGCCTCCACCTACAATGGTCCCCCAgcatccccctccctctcctatgggaacagccagGCCCGAAGAGCTGGGGGCACTGGTATCTTCAGCAAGTTCACCTCTAAATTTGTGCGCAG AAATCTCTCATTCAGATTCCCCAGAAG GAGCCCGTATGAGGGAGAGGGTCGAGATGAGGCCAACAG ACCCATGTTGACCACTGCTGAGAAGCTGGAGAAGGGCACCCTGGGCTCTGCAGGAGACGAGAACAAGGACTCCCTGTCCTCCACCTCTACGGTGCCCAGCACCACGACCCCAGGCCTGACCTCCAAGGACAACAAGCCCCGCTCGCTGCGCTTCACCTGGAGCATGAAAACCACCTCCTCCATGGAGCCCAACGAGATGATGAAGGAGATCCGGAAGGTTCTGGACTCCAACAGTTGCGAGTATGAGCTGCGAGAGCGCTACatgctgctgtgtgtgtctgagaatcCCGCCCGTGACGACTTTGTCGAGTGGGAGATGGAGGTGTGCAAGCTGCCCCGCCTCTCCCTTAACGGGGTTCGCTTTAAGCGCATTTCTGGCACATCCATCGCCTTCAAGAACATCGCCTCCAAGGTTGCCAATGAGCTCAAACTGTGA
- the LOC139537111 gene encoding serine/threonine-protein kinase MARK2-like isoform X11: MSTRTPLLTIEHSSNQSHSESKAGGRPNMPRCRNSVATTPDEQPHIGNYRLLKTIGKGNFAKVKLARHVLTGKEVAVKIIDKTQLNSSSLQKLFREVRIMKLLNHPNIVKLFEVIETEKTLYLIMEYASGGEVFDYLVAHGRMKEKEARAKFRQIVSAVQYCHQKCIVHRDLKAENLLLDADMNIKIADFGFSNEFTMGNKLDTFCGSPPYAAPELFQGKKYDGPEVDVWSLGVILYTLVSGSLPFDGQNLKELRERVLRGKYRIPFYMSTDCENLLKKFLILNPTKRGSLEQQIMKDRWMNVGHEEEELKPFIEPQPDYKDPKRTGQHPDRAGGWKRDIMLQMGYSAEEIQDSLVNQKYNEVMATYLLLDYRNSEMDECISLSMKSRPGSDLTNSNAQSPSHKVQRSTSSNQKPRRATDAGSSASKRSQGDNKHTAEDYGRKGSGTGSSTKVPPSPLATADRKRSTPTPSTNSILSTGTSRSRNSPVPERATLGVQNGMDSLTTPGSRASTASAAAVLSSSSRPRHHKSLSTSAHPTPSDIHAHRPSTAPLRVPVASPSAHNVSSSTATERSNFPRNVATRSTFSAGQQRATRDQHASTYNGPPASPSLSYGNSQARRAGGTGIFSKFTSKFVRRPMLTTAEKLEKGTLGSAGDENKDSLSSTSTVPSTTTPGLTSKDNKPRSLRFTWSMKTTSSMEPNEMMKEIRKVLDSNSCEYELRERYMLLCVSENPARDDFVEWEMEVCKLPRLSLNGVRFKRISGTSIAFKNIASKVANELKL, from the exons ATGTCAACCCGGACGCCATTATTAACAATTGAACATTCGTCAAACCAG TCTCACTCGGAGTCCAAGGCAGGCGGGCGTCCTAATATGCCGCGGTGCCGGAATTCTGTCGCCACGACGCCAGACGAGCAGCCACACATTGGCAACTACCGGCTGCTGAAAACCATCGGCAAGGGCAACTTTGCCAAGGTCAAACTGGCTCGTCATGTCCTCACAGGGAAAGAG GTGGCTGTGAAAATCATAGACAAAACGCAGCTCAACTCTTCCAGTCTCCAAAAG CTGTTTCGTGAAGTGAGGATCATGAAGCTGCTCAATCACCCAAATATCG TTAAGTTATTTGAAGTTATTGAGACAGAGAAGACGCTGTACTTGATCATGGAGTATGCCAGTGGAG GTGAGGTGTTTGATTACCTTGTTGCTCATGggagaatgaaagagaaagaggCCAGAGCCAAATTTAGACAG ATAGTCTCAGCGGTACAGTACTGCCACCAGAAGTGCATCGTACACAGAGACCTGAAG GCAGAGAACCTACTCCTAGATGCTGACATGAACATCAAGATCGCAGACTTTGGTTTCAGCAATGAGTTCACCATGGGGAACAAGCTGGACACGTTCTGTGGCTCGCCTCCCTACGCCGCCCCAGAGCTGTTCCAGGGGAAGAAATATGACGGCCCCGAGGTGGACGTCTGGAGCCTGGGGGTCATCCTCTACACACTGGTCAGCGGATCTCTGCCTTTCGACGGACAGAACCTAAAG GAGCTGCGCGAACGGGTTCTGCGGGGGAAGTATAGAATTCCCTTCTACATGTCCACAGACTGCGAAAACCTGCTCAAGAAGTTCCTCATTCTCAACCCAACCAAGAGGGGCAGCCTGGAG CAGCAGATCATGAAAGACCGCTGGATGAACGTAGGCCATGAGGAGGAGGAACTGAAGCCCTTCATCGAGCCCCAGCCAGACTACAAGGACCCCAAGAGGACAGGTCAGCACCCCGACCGAGCGGGGGGGTGGAAGAGAG ATATCATGTTGCAGATGGGCTACTCTGCGGAGGAGATCCAGGACTCGCTCGTCAACCAAAAATACAATGAAGTCATGGCCACATATCTATTACTGGATTACAGGAACTCTGAG atGGACGAATGCATCAGCCTATCAATGAAATCCCGCCCAGGAAGTGACCTCACAAACAGCAATGCCCAATCCCCTTCTCACAAGGTACAGCGCAGTACCTCATCCAATCAGAAGCCCCGGAGAGCAACAGATGCAG GTTCTTCAGCTTCTAAGCGTTCCCAGGGTGACAACAAGCACACAGCAGAGGATTATGGGAGGAAAGGTTCTGGCACTGGCAGCTCCACTAAAGTCCCTCCCAGTCCTTTAGCTACAGCAGATCGTAAGAGGAGCACCCCAACCCCCTCCACC AACAGCATCCTGTCTACTGGTACGAGTCGCAGTCGAAACTCGCCAGTCCCTGAGAGAGCCACACTTGGGGTCCAGAACGGAATGGACAG CCTAACCACCCCAGGGTCCCGCGCCTCCACAGCCTCGGCAGCCGcagttctctcttcctcctcccgccCCCGACACCACAAGTCCCTGTCCACCTCTGCCCATCCCACCCCCTCAGACATCCACGCACACCGGCCCAG CACTGCCCCTCTGAGAGTACCAGTGGCGTCTCCCTCTGCCCACAACGTCAGCAGTTCCACGGCGACTGAGCGATCCAATTTCCCCAGAAATGTGGCCACCAGAAGCACTTTCAGTGCCGGGCAGCAGAGGGCGACACGGGACCAGCATGCCTCCACCTACAATGGTCCCCCAgcatccccctccctctcctatgggaacagccagGCCCGAAGAGCTGGGGGCACTGGTATCTTCAGCAAGTTCACCTCTAAATTTGTGCGCAG ACCCATGTTGACCACTGCTGAGAAGCTGGAGAAGGGCACCCTGGGCTCTGCAGGAGACGAGAACAAGGACTCCCTGTCCTCCACCTCTACGGTGCCCAGCACCACGACCCCAGGCCTGACCTCCAAGGACAACAAGCCCCGCTCGCTGCGCTTCACCTGGAGCATGAAAACCACCTCCTCCATGGAGCCCAACGAGATGATGAAGGAGATCCGGAAGGTTCTGGACTCCAACAGTTGCGAGTATGAGCTGCGAGAGCGCTACatgctgctgtgtgtgtctgagaatcCCGCCCGTGACGACTTTGTCGAGTGGGAGATGGAGGTGTGCAAGCTGCCCCGCCTCTCCCTTAACGGGGTTCGCTTTAAGCGCATTTCTGGCACATCCATCGCCTTCAAGAACATCGCCTCCAAGGTTGCCAATGAGCTCAAACTGTGA
- the LOC139537111 gene encoding serine/threonine-protein kinase MARK2-like isoform X12, producing MSTRTPLLTIEHSSNQSHSESKAGGRPNMPRCRNSVATTPDEQPHIGNYRLLKTIGKGNFAKVKLARHVLTGKEVAVKIIDKTQLNSSSLQKLFREVRIMKLLNHPNIVKLFEVIETEKTLYLIMEYASGGEVFDYLVAHGRMKEKEARAKFRQIVSAVQYCHQKCIVHRDLKAENLLLDADMNIKIADFGFSNEFTMGNKLDTFCGSPPYAAPELFQGKKYDGPEVDVWSLGVILYTLVSGSLPFDGQNLKELRERVLRGKYRIPFYMSTDCENLLKKFLILNPTKRGSLEQIMKDRWMNVGHEEEELKPFIEPQPDYKDPKRTDIMLQMGYSAEEIQDSLVNQKYNEVMATYLLLDYRNSEMDECISLSMKSRPGSDLTNSNAQSPSHKVQRSTSSNQKPRRATDAGSSASKRSQGDNKHTAEDYGRKGSGTGSSTKVPPSPLATADRKRSTPTPSTNSILSTGTSRSRNSPVPERATLGVQNGMDSLTTPGSRASTASAAAVLSSSSRPRHHKSLSTSAHPTPSDIHAHRPSTAPLRVPVASPSAHNVSSSTATERSNFPRNVATRSTFSAGQQRATRDQHASTYNGPPASPSLSYGNSQARRAGGTGIFSKFTSKFVRRSPYEGEGRDEANRPMLTTAEKLEKGTLGSAGDENKDSLSSTSTVPSTTTPGLTSKDNKPRSLRFTWSMKTTSSMEPNEMMKEIRKVLDSNSCEYELRERYMLLCVSENPARDDFVEWEMEVCKLPRLSLNGVRFKRISGTSIAFKNIASKVANELKL from the exons ATGTCAACCCGGACGCCATTATTAACAATTGAACATTCGTCAAACCAG TCTCACTCGGAGTCCAAGGCAGGCGGGCGTCCTAATATGCCGCGGTGCCGGAATTCTGTCGCCACGACGCCAGACGAGCAGCCACACATTGGCAACTACCGGCTGCTGAAAACCATCGGCAAGGGCAACTTTGCCAAGGTCAAACTGGCTCGTCATGTCCTCACAGGGAAAGAG GTGGCTGTGAAAATCATAGACAAAACGCAGCTCAACTCTTCCAGTCTCCAAAAG CTGTTTCGTGAAGTGAGGATCATGAAGCTGCTCAATCACCCAAATATCG TTAAGTTATTTGAAGTTATTGAGACAGAGAAGACGCTGTACTTGATCATGGAGTATGCCAGTGGAG GTGAGGTGTTTGATTACCTTGTTGCTCATGggagaatgaaagagaaagaggCCAGAGCCAAATTTAGACAG ATAGTCTCAGCGGTACAGTACTGCCACCAGAAGTGCATCGTACACAGAGACCTGAAG GCAGAGAACCTACTCCTAGATGCTGACATGAACATCAAGATCGCAGACTTTGGTTTCAGCAATGAGTTCACCATGGGGAACAAGCTGGACACGTTCTGTGGCTCGCCTCCCTACGCCGCCCCAGAGCTGTTCCAGGGGAAGAAATATGACGGCCCCGAGGTGGACGTCTGGAGCCTGGGGGTCATCCTCTACACACTGGTCAGCGGATCTCTGCCTTTCGACGGACAGAACCTAAAG GAGCTGCGCGAACGGGTTCTGCGGGGGAAGTATAGAATTCCCTTCTACATGTCCACAGACTGCGAAAACCTGCTCAAGAAGTTCCTCATTCTCAACCCAACCAAGAGGGGCAGCCTGGAG CAGATCATGAAAGACCGCTGGATGAACGTAGGCCATGAGGAGGAGGAACTGAAGCCCTTCATCGAGCCCCAGCCAGACTACAAGGACCCCAAGAGGACAG ATATCATGTTGCAGATGGGCTACTCTGCGGAGGAGATCCAGGACTCGCTCGTCAACCAAAAATACAATGAAGTCATGGCCACATATCTATTACTGGATTACAGGAACTCTGAG atGGACGAATGCATCAGCCTATCAATGAAATCCCGCCCAGGAAGTGACCTCACAAACAGCAATGCCCAATCCCCTTCTCACAAGGTACAGCGCAGTACCTCATCCAATCAGAAGCCCCGGAGAGCAACAGATGCAG GTTCTTCAGCTTCTAAGCGTTCCCAGGGTGACAACAAGCACACAGCAGAGGATTATGGGAGGAAAGGTTCTGGCACTGGCAGCTCCACTAAAGTCCCTCCCAGTCCTTTAGCTACAGCAGATCGTAAGAGGAGCACCCCAACCCCCTCCACC AACAGCATCCTGTCTACTGGTACGAGTCGCAGTCGAAACTCGCCAGTCCCTGAGAGAGCCACACTTGGGGTCCAGAACGGAATGGACAG CCTAACCACCCCAGGGTCCCGCGCCTCCACAGCCTCGGCAGCCGcagttctctcttcctcctcccgccCCCGACACCACAAGTCCCTGTCCACCTCTGCCCATCCCACCCCCTCAGACATCCACGCACACCGGCCCAG CACTGCCCCTCTGAGAGTACCAGTGGCGTCTCCCTCTGCCCACAACGTCAGCAGTTCCACGGCGACTGAGCGATCCAATTTCCCCAGAAATGTGGCCACCAGAAGCACTTTCAGTGCCGGGCAGCAGAGGGCGACACGGGACCAGCATGCCTCCACCTACAATGGTCCCCCAgcatccccctccctctcctatgggaacagccagGCCCGAAGAGCTGGGGGCACTGGTATCTTCAGCAAGTTCACCTCTAAATTTGTGCGCAG GAGCCCGTATGAGGGAGAGGGTCGAGATGAGGCCAACAG ACCCATGTTGACCACTGCTGAGAAGCTGGAGAAGGGCACCCTGGGCTCTGCAGGAGACGAGAACAAGGACTCCCTGTCCTCCACCTCTACGGTGCCCAGCACCACGACCCCAGGCCTGACCTCCAAGGACAACAAGCCCCGCTCGCTGCGCTTCACCTGGAGCATGAAAACCACCTCCTCCATGGAGCCCAACGAGATGATGAAGGAGATCCGGAAGGTTCTGGACTCCAACAGTTGCGAGTATGAGCTGCGAGAGCGCTACatgctgctgtgtgtgtctgagaatcCCGCCCGTGACGACTTTGTCGAGTGGGAGATGGAGGTGTGCAAGCTGCCCCGCCTCTCCCTTAACGGGGTTCGCTTTAAGCGCATTTCTGGCACATCCATCGCCTTCAAGAACATCGCCTCCAAGGTTGCCAATGAGCTCAAACTGTGA